From Acidobacteriota bacterium:
GGCTTGACGCTTCGCGCAACTCTGCTATCTTCATACCACTTCCCTAATTTATCCCCAGGCTGGACGCAGCTGCGCGCGCGTGTGTCTGCCGCAGGGTGTGCATGGCAATGAAACAGAAGAAGAATGGCAGGCCGGACGGCAAGCCGAACGGCAACCTGAACAAGGTCGTGAAGATCGCGCCCGAGCGTCCCGAAGCGCGCGATGAAGGGCCGCGGCTCATCCCGCTCGACGAGAAGCCGACCAGCCAGAAGTTCGGCCGGCGCGCCCTCGAGCTTGCCGACATCGCACTCGGACTGCGCGAGCCGCAACCCAAGCGGCATCCCAAGAAGTAAAGACTAAAGGTTGATGCCTGCTGCTCCGCTCGCCGCCTGATGCCAGCGGCGTCAGCGACGCTTGCGTGCTTTGTTCGGGTCGGGAACTTTTTCCCCGAGGGCGGTCGCCAGGTCGATCTGGTGGTCCTGCTCCTGCACCAATATCTGGCGGATCTGTTCCGCCATCGCATATTCTCCCAGCGCTTCACATTGCCGGACGCGATCGCGGTAATTGAGGATGGTCTCGGTCTCATTGTCGAGATCGAACCGGAGCATGTCCTTCGCGTTCTTCGATGTGCGCACCGGCTGGGGAGTGACGGTCGGCATCTTGCCGAGGTAGTCGATCTGCCGCGAGAGGATCAGGGCATGGTCCAGCTCCTGCTTGGCGTGGATCTCGAGCTGCGCGGCGATGTCCATGTATTGCGCGCCGCTGAGCACCTGGGAATACACCACGTAGGCGATGATGGCCTGGTATTCGCGGGAAAGATCTTCGTTCAACAGCTCCGCAAGCCGCTCGCGGGTGACGACTTCGGTTGCGCTGGGTTTGGACTCAGGCATGTGACTCCTCTTCTGACTTGTGGGACTGACAATCAAAGACTCACTATTCTAGTCCGCGACCGCCGCTTCCGGCGTCGCCGGAGGCTTGAACAGATAACGCAGCACCGGCGGAGCGATGATGGTGGTCACGCCCGTCATGAACAGGACGATGGCGTAAGTGGCGTCGGAGATGATCTTCATCTCCAGTCTGTGCAGCCTGCGGGCGCCACCGCGGCTCTATTGGTTTACAGTGTCGGAAGGCGGCAATAAAGAAAAATCCAGAGTTGCTGCTGGATTCTCAGACACACGCGATTCCGCGTCATCGAACGACAACGGCTCGTTCACTGGCGGTATCCTACCCAAATCGGTCCTAAACAGCCGGAGGTCGTCCCCTATGGCCACTGCCCAACTGCCTGCCCCGGCGCTGCGCTGGGCGCGCTCGCCCTTCTATTTCTATTCCTCCGCCACGCTCATCAAGATCGGCCGCGAGAAAGCCACCAACCTCGCCGAACTGCTGGAGGGATTGCGAGCCTGCCCGGACGCGAGCATCTTCCAGCACACCTTCCAGACCCTGCGCGACTATCACTTCATCCGCGAGGGATGGTCGAACGATTTCGGACATTGGGCCTTCGCCGCCTGCAACGAAGTCGCGCTGGCGGAGCAGCTCTCCGCGCTCGACGTGCGTGAGTTCACCAGCGTCAAAGATCTAAGGGAGCGTTTGGTCGCGACGGTGGAAAAATACCTGAAGAAGAATCCGCGCTCGGCTGATCGTCCCGCCTTCGAGGCCTTTTACTTTTGCGCTTCGGAAGCGGTGATGATCCCCACGCCCTACGTCGCCCGCAACCTCAAGGAATTCGCCGAGGCCATGCGCAAGGTCGGCCTGCACACCATCCACCACCACTTCATCGCCGCGCGGCTGCGGCTCAAGCTCAACTCCAACGATTTCTCCGTCTGGCTGGAGAACGAGCTCGACCTGGGCAAGCTGGCCGACAAGATCAACCGCATCGACATCTACACGGCCACGCTCGAAGACGTGCGGCAAGCCATCATCCGCGTCGTCGAACAGGGACTGTGACGCGCGCGGTCACCCCGCGCCAAACAACGCAAACCATGCGAGGCAGAGAGAGATGAAAGAGCCGATGGAAGCGAAGGAACCGAAGGAACCGAAGGAACCGAAAGAAACCAGGCAGAAGTCCAAGTCGACGACGAGCGCAGACAAGGACCCGGCCAAGGGTGTCGTCGTGCCGGACGGGAAAAACGGAAGGCCCGAAACAGAGGTTCTGCAGGCCGCCACCGAAGCGCCGCCCGCCGAGCGTCGCAAGAACCGCCGCGACCCGAACTTCAATACTCCGCAGCGCGTTCCGCCTCCGCCGCCCAAGCTCTCCGACTACGAGCCCATCATCGGCAAGCCGGAATTAGACGAGCTCTGGTATCTGGCGCGCGCTTTGCGCGGCAAGTCGGTGAAGATGGTGAACTCCACCGCCGTCGGCGGCGGTGTGGCCGAGATCCTCAACGCCCTGGTCCCCATGCTCAACGAGCTCGAGGTCCACACCAAGTGGGAAGTCATCACCGGCGGCAACGATTTCTTCGAGGTCACCAAGGGATTCCACAACGCGCTGCACGGTGGCGAGTACCACGTCACCAAAGAGATCCTCGACATCTTCATGATGTACAACGAGCAGAACCGGCAGCGCATGGAGTTCACCGAGGACCTGTTCCTCATCCATGATCCGCAGCCGGTCGGGCTCATCCGCAGCAAGGCCAACACGCGCGGCAAGTGGATGTGGCGCTGCCACATCGATCTTTCCAATCCGCATCCCGACGTCTGGGGGTTCCTGCGGCCGATGGTCGAGCAATATGACGCGGCCATCTTCTCCTCGCCGGCGTTCACCCGGCAGCTCGGCATCCCGCAATATCTCTTCTTCCCCTGCATCGATCCGCTCTCGGAGAAGAACAAAGACCTCGACGAAGCCGGCGTGCAGAAGGTCTGTGACGACTTCGGCATCGACCGCTCGCGGCCTGTCCTTACCCAGATCTCGCGCTTCGACCGCTTGAAGGATCCCGTCGGCGTGATCGAGGCTTACAAGCTGGCCAAGCGCTACGTCGATTGCCAGCTCGTGCTCGCCGGCGGCGGCGCCAGTGACGATCCCGAGGGCGCGGTCGTCCTCGCCGAAGTGCTGGAGGCCGCGGGCGACGATCCCGACATCATCATCCTGAACCTGCCGCCCTGGTCTGCCTTCGAGATCAACGCGCTGCAACGCGCTTCTACCATCGTCATCCAGAAATCGCTCAAGGAAGGCTTCGGACTGACCGTGGCCGAGGCGCTGTGGAAGTCGAAGCCGGTCATCGCCGGCGCCGTCGGCGGCATCCCCACGCAGGTCATCCACAAGATGACGGGCGTGCTGGTGCATTCGGTCGAGGGCTGTGCCTACCAGATCCGCTACCTGCTCACCCATCCCGATTTCGCCAAACAACTGGGCGAGAACGGACGCGAGCACGTGCGCGAGAATTTCCTCATGACCACCAACGCCAAGCGCTGGCTGCTGCTCTTTCAGCTGCTGCTCGGCACCGCGAAGGCTACGAAAACCACCTAACCGCGAAGACCGCGAAATGCCTTAACCACGAAGGTCACGAAGTCTCACGAAGGTTTT
This genomic window contains:
- a CDS encoding ferritin-like domain-containing protein encodes the protein MPESKPSATEVVTRERLAELLNEDLSREYQAIIAYVVYSQVLSGAQYMDIAAQLEIHAKQELDHALILSRQIDYLGKMPTVTPQPVRTSKNAKDMLRFDLDNETETILNYRDRVRQCEALGEYAMAEQIRQILVQEQDHQIDLATALGEKVPDPNKARKRR
- a CDS encoding DUF5752 family protein, which encodes MATAQLPAPALRWARSPFYFYSSATLIKIGREKATNLAELLEGLRACPDASIFQHTFQTLRDYHFIREGWSNDFGHWAFAACNEVALAEQLSALDVREFTSVKDLRERLVATVEKYLKKNPRSADRPAFEAFYFCASEAVMIPTPYVARNLKEFAEAMRKVGLHTIHHHFIAARLRLKLNSNDFSVWLENELDLGKLADKINRIDIYTATLEDVRQAIIRVVEQGL
- a CDS encoding glycosyltransferase, whose product is MKEPMEAKEPKEPKEPKETRQKSKSTTSADKDPAKGVVVPDGKNGRPETEVLQAATEAPPAERRKNRRDPNFNTPQRVPPPPPKLSDYEPIIGKPELDELWYLARALRGKSVKMVNSTAVGGGVAEILNALVPMLNELEVHTKWEVITGGNDFFEVTKGFHNALHGGEYHVTKEILDIFMMYNEQNRQRMEFTEDLFLIHDPQPVGLIRSKANTRGKWMWRCHIDLSNPHPDVWGFLRPMVEQYDAAIFSSPAFTRQLGIPQYLFFPCIDPLSEKNKDLDEAGVQKVCDDFGIDRSRPVLTQISRFDRLKDPVGVIEAYKLAKRYVDCQLVLAGGGASDDPEGAVVLAEVLEAAGDDPDIIILNLPPWSAFEINALQRASTIVIQKSLKEGFGLTVAEALWKSKPVIAGAVGGIPTQVIHKMTGVLVHSVEGCAYQIRYLLTHPDFAKQLGENGREHVRENFLMTTNAKRWLLLFQLLLGTAKATKTT